Proteins found in one Fusarium oxysporum Fo47 chromosome V, complete sequence genomic segment:
- a CDS encoding nucleophile aminohydrolase, giving the protein MSAGAYDRHITIFADNGRLYQVEYAFKAITAANIMSVGVRGKDCAVVLSQKKVPDKLMDPASVTHIFQLSPSVGCVITGSIADARAFAQRAQGEAAEFRYKYGYEMPADALAKRLANISQVYTQRAYMRPYGVATTLISLDSEYGPQLFKCDPAGYYIGYKGTAAGPKQQEALNHLEKKLRNKEHAEGSWEEVVELAITTLSTVLSMDFKKGEIEIGIVGGPRPDGEEGTYSGFRTLTEDEIDDRLQAIAEKD; this is encoded by the exons ATGTCGG CCGGCGCATACGATCGACACATTACCATCTTCGCTGATAATGGTCGGCTGTACCAAGTTG AGTACGCCTTCAAGGCGATTACGGCTGCCAACATTATGTCCGTCGGTGTGAGAGGCAAGGACTGTGCTGTTGTTCTGTCTCAGAAGAAGGTTCCC GACAAGCTTATGGACCCCGCCTCTGTCACCCATATCTTCCAGCTCTCTCCCTCAGTCGGCTGCGTCATCACAGGATCCATCGCAGATGCCCGGGCTTTCGCTCAAAGGGCTCAGGGCGAAGCAGCAGAATTTCGATACAAGTATGGGTATGAGATGCCAGCTGATGCACTAGCCAAGCGTCTTGCCAACATCAGCCAAGTCTACACTCAACGA GCTTACATGCGACCTTACGGCGTTGCGACCACTCTGATTTCGCTCGACTCGGAATATGGCCCCCAGCTGTTCAAGTGCGACCCTGCTGGATACTACATCGGTTACAAGGGAACTGCGGCAGGCCCGAAGCAACAGGAGGCGCTGAACCacctcgagaagaagctccgCAACAAGGAGCATGCGGAGGGATCTTGGGAggaggttgttgagctggCCATCACAACACTGAGCACAGTTCTGAGCATGGATTTCAAGAAGGGAGAGATCGAGATCGGTATCGTGGGTGGACCTCGACCTGACGGTGAAGAGGGAACCTACTCGGGATTCCGAACATTGACCGAGGACGAGATTGACGACCGGTTACAAGCTATCGCAGAGAAGGACTGA
- a CDS encoding uncharacterized protein (uncharacterized protein family UPF0546): protein MASAEEKPPVFNYILSFVLVGLAWGFTTPFIRRAAQSHNPPTHPVLESPSVQSSWLKSKLYGAFFAVIDLLKNPRYAIPLVLNLTGSIWFFLLIGQAELSLTVPIVNTLAFLFTVLGDWYVDGKVISKDTAVGMALMLVGIGLCVQSKR, encoded by the exons atggcatctGCAGAAGAGAAGCCACCAGTCTTCAATTACATCCTCAGCTTCGTTCTTGTCGGCCTCGCGTGGGGCTTCACAACCCCTTTCATCCGTCGTGCCGCTCAATCACATAATCCACCGACGCATCCAGTGCTCGAGAGCCCATCAGTTCAATCTAGCTGGCTGAAGTCAAAGTTATACGGAGCTTTCTTTGCGGTCATTGACCTTTTGAAGAATCCTCGTTACGCAATCCCGTTGGTTCTCAATCTTACGGGAAGTATCTGGTTCTTCTTGCTTATTGGACAGGCTG AATTGAGCTTGACTGTGCCTATCGTAAACACACTGGCGTTCCTCTTTACCGTTCTGGGTGATTGGTACGTTGATGGTAAAGTGATCAGTAAAG ATACTGCGGTTGGGATGGCTCTTATGTTGGTTGGAATTGGCTTGTGTGTTCAGAGCAAGCGTTGA
- a CDS encoding uncharacterized protein (uncharacterized conserved protein-domain containing protein), with protein MSGQTPAWKKLGLKLKQPSDASEPSLGHPTSRTSTSTQSSTKRKFDAPPPSNSSQVAKRPRQDEATTSWNAPGQLKRQKSVTFADAPPNNHFVRTPSRPVKQSKAKSKGPAKKPKPQVPTDLKPALEYLRLWKTARDSWKFNKNHQSNLIKHVFDADGIPASDIETFYDYIQDLKGFVRMRLLENAREVRDQDQSDGAKVFPEGTKDLEATQQRYEEVLARILENHPVGTKRKGFTEVDYLSDSEEEDVIIRRLVKRMRAELVIDELSDGEDTEASIASSQTITASDNNVTSTTDAKTVKIADGVPGKRRRKLRVNVEDSDSSSSESESDSDSDSDSDTSSSGSSSSSEDESENEAPARPYRQPGEEDSSDSSSSSDESSSGDSSSEDDSDSE; from the coding sequence ATGTCTGGTCAAACTCCCGCCTGGAAGAAATTGGGCTTGAAGCTCAAGCAACCTTCTGATGCATCTGAGCCCAGCCTTGGGCACCCAACCAGCAGGACCAGCACAAGCACCCAGTCAAGTACAAAGAGAAAATTCGACGCCCCGCCGCCTTCCAATTCCTCTCAGGTTGCTAAGCGACCACGTCAGGATGAAGCCACAACAAGTTGGAATGCACCAGGACAGTTAAAGAGGCAGAAGTCAGTCACCTTTGCCGATGCACCACCCAACAACCACTTTGTCAGGACACCATCAAGGCCCGTTAAACagagcaaggccaagagCAAAGGCCCCGCAAAGAAACCCAAACCCCAGGTTCCTACTGATCTCAAGCCTGCGCTTGAATACTTGAGGCTCTGGAAGACAGCTCGCGATAGCTGGAAGTTCAACAAAAACCACCAGTCAAACCTAATCAAGCACGTTTTCGATGCCGATGGAATCCCCGCCTCTGATATTGAAACCTTCTACGACTACATCCAAGACTTGAAGGGCTTTGTGAGGATGCGACTGCTGGAGAATGCTCGCGAGGTTAGGGACCAGGACCAATCGGATGGAGCAAAGGTGTTCCCTGAGGGAACCAAAGACCTTGAGGCTACTCAACAACGATATGAGGAGGTCCTTGCTAGAATCCTTGAAAATCACCCAGTGGGAACTAAGAGAAAGGGCTTCACCGAGGTCGATTACCTCTCGGActcagaagaggaggatgtcaTCATTCGCCGACTTGTGAAGCGCATGAGAGCTGAGCTTGTCATTGATGAACTTTCCGATGGCGAAGACACTGAGGCCAGCATCGCATCATCACAGACCATCACTGCAAGCGATAATAACGTCACATCAACTACAGATGCAAAGACCGTGAAGATCGCCGACGGCGTTCCCGGAAAACGTCGACGAAAGCTCCGTGTGAATGTCGAAGACAGCGATTCCAGCAGTTCCGAGTCGGAGTCGGACTCTGATTCCGATAGTGACTCCgacaccagcagcagcggGAGCTCGTCATCGTCCGAGGACGAATCTGAGAATGAGGCCCCGGCACGACCTTATCGACAGCCCGGTGAGGAAGATTCGAGCGattcctcgtcttcctcggATGAGTCAAGCTCTGGCGACAGTTCGAGTGAGGATGATTCGGACTCTGAGTGA
- a CDS encoding interferon-related developmental regulator-domain-containing protein, producing the protein MMNHARVKALKGDGKTTSKKAIKSGRASAGLTPRGSPFASLLTSPAHSAAPSRAASDESEDDFEYDDTMSVASGSSLVDTNEDGTNTFDAKQFMEELQDRKHNNSDARTQLLELYIKVLRHRFAPATHEWLDESANELAELFIRGANRGMEARERLLYLQAYLLTLSSSEDANIYEHAEGTLKQIIADDDDEECKAFGIYALCFTVLYGGGGETEALELLDYLYAIVESDGDNIDSYDNGFIVAAALRGWAFVASHVDDFSYAATMALDGFYEQLDSVDVGVQAQAAACIALIFEAARNHEEETGESWDLPVNPQKLTGRMSELAKQSSKSVSKKDRRDLRDSLMSAITSLEKGVGPGYSSAGYTPQKGDKRPTSKPNEDGVIEFGYRHKLRLGNYVAVIDSWSLSSRIDMMRLLFGGHLQKHIFDNPVVAECLSDADFSDQGPVAKKSPKK; encoded by the coding sequence ATGATGAACCACGCTCGAGTCAAGGCCCTCAAAGGCGACGGAAAGACCACATCAAAGAAAGCCATCAAGTCAGGTCGTGCTTCTGCTGGTTTGACTCCTCGAGGCTCTCCTTTCGCTTCGCTTCTTACGTCACCCGCGCATTCCGCAGCCCCAAGCCGGGCTGCTTCTGACGAGAGTGAAGATGACTTCGAATACGACGATACCATGAGCGTTGCTTCCGGAAGCTCTCTAGTCGACACCAACGAAGACGGCACCAATACATTCGACGCCAAGCAGTTCATGGAAGAACTTCAGGATCGCAAGCACAACAATAGCGATGCGCGAACTCAACTGCTGGAACTCTACATTAAGGTTTTGCGACATCGATTTGCTCCTGCCACCCACGAGTGGCTTGATGAGTCGGCCAACGAACTCGCAGAGCTTTTCATTCGTGGCGCCAACCGCGGCATGGAAGCCAGAGAGCGACTACTTTACCTTCAGGCATATCTTCTGACTCTTAGTTCCTCAGAGGACGCCAACATTTACGAACATGCCGAAGGAACTCTCAAGCAGATAATTgccgacgacgatgatgaggaatgCAAGGCTTTTGGCATCTACGCATTGTGCTTTACTGTGCTTTatggcggcggtggtgaGACGGAGGCCCTTGAGCTGCTCGACTATCTATACGCTATTGTTGAATCCGATGGAGACAATATTGATTCCTATGACAATGGATTTATTGTTGCGGCTGCTCTTCGAGGTTGGGCCTTTGTTGCTAGCCATGTGGACGACTTTTCATATGCCGCCACCATGGCTTTGGATGGATTTTACGAACAGCTTGACAgcgttgatgttggtgttcaAGCTCAGGCCGCTGCCTGCATTGCACTCATTTTTGAGGCGGCGCGCAACCATGAGGAAGAGACAGGAGAATCTTGGGATCTTCCCGTCAACCCACAGAAGCTCACAGGTCGCATGTCAGAGCTCGCCAAGCAGAGCTCCAAATCAGTATCAAAGAAGGATCGCCGAGACCTTCGAGATAGCTTGATGAGTGCTATCACCTCACTCGAGAAGGGTGTCGGACCAGGATATTCGTCAGCTGGCTATACACCTCAGAAGGGCGATAAGCGCCCAACCTCCAAGCCCAATGAGGATGGTGTCATTGAATTTGGATACCGTCACAAACTTCGCCTCGGCAACTACGTCGCCGTGATCGATTCGTGGTCACTCTCTTCCAGAATCGACATGATGAGGCTTCTGTTTGGAGGACACCTACAAAAGCACATTTTTGACAACCCTGTCGTTGCTGAGTGTCTAAGTGACGCCGACTTTAGCGACCAGGGACCAGTTGCTAAGAAGTCCCCTAAGAAATAA